From the genome of Vicia villosa cultivar HV-30 ecotype Madison, WI linkage group LG2, Vvil1.0, whole genome shotgun sequence, one region includes:
- the LOC131647030 gene encoding dehydration-responsive element-binding protein 1E-like produces MNIFESYNHSDTSSSSETSSSNRNNSETFLASERPKKRTGRRVFKETRHPVYRGVRKRNNNKWVCEMRVPNSNKCSKSRIWLGTYPTPEMAARAHDVAALVLKGKSACLNFADSAWRLRLPESNDADEIRKAAIEAAELFAVDQDNNQCEVSVGDGVDIEQVPTEFDDMHDLLLRIANEPLRSPSPSITDYATNWGDMEIFDTQISSLWNFETQY; encoded by the coding sequence ATGAATATTTTTGAGTCATACAACCACTCAGatacatcttcttcctcagaaaCAAGCTCCTCAAACCGTAATAACTCAGAAACGTTTTTGGCATCTGAGAGACCAAAGAAGCGAACAGGTAGAAGAGTATTCAAGGAGACAAGACACCCTGTGTACCGAGGAGTACGAAAGAGGAACAATAACAAGTGGGTTTGTGAGATGCGAGTTCCTAACAGTAACAAATGCAGCAAGTCGAGGATTTGGCTTGGAACATATCCAACGCCTGAAATGGCTGCACGTGCACACGATGTTGCTGCACTCGTTCTTAAGGGGAAATCAGCTTGTCTTAATTTTGCTGATTCTGCATGGCGGTTGAGGTTGCCGGAGTCCAATGATGCAGACGAGATAAGGAAAGCTGCGATAGAAGCTGCTGAGTTGTTTGCTGTTGATCAGGACAACAACCAGTGTGAGGTTAGTGTTGGTGATGGAGTGGATATAGAACAAGTTCCAACGGAATTCGACGACATGCATGATTTGCTTTTGAGAATTGCAAATGAGCCTTTACGTTCTCCTTCTCCTTCCATCACAGATTATGCCACTAACTGGGGTGACATGGAGATATTTGACACTCAAATTTCATCATTATGGAATTTCGAAACACAATATTAA